The window GCCAACGACAACTTTGCTGAGGCTCGCGCAGCTGCTTAATGCAGCCTAGCGACCTGAACTGAATCCCTGCCGTTTTGCAACGTCAGGTGGGGTCTGTCGGGCACCTAGCAACAGAAGCCCGGCATTTCCTTTTCGCGAGCCCCGGTCCTTTTCGCAAACCCCGGCATTATCCCCCGACCGCCACCGCTGTTAACGTTGCTATCGGCAGCGAAATTCGGGAAATTCCGCAACGAACCTATCCCTTCCTCTCGCCTCGCGCTTACAAGCGTGCTACGGATTATGGTCAACGGTAAATTGAACAGTAACGACGACAGGTTCCATGGCCGACGACAACGACGACGACATTCTGAGATACGACATCATGGTAGAGCGGGCCCTGCGCGCGGTGGTTCGCGACGCACTGAAGGTTGCGGTCGAAAGCGGGTTACCGGGTGACCACCACTTCTACATCACCTTCCGGACCGACCATCCCTCGGTTGAAATCTCCGAGACCCTGCGCAGCCGCTACCCCGAGGAAATGACAGTTGTCGTCCAGCATCAGTTCTGGGATCTGGCGGTCGCGGACGAATACTTTGCTATCACACTCTCCTTCAACGGCAGACCGGAACGATTGGTCGTACCTTTCGAGGCAGTCAGCGCTTTTGCCGATCCTGCCGTTCGATTTGGACTGCAATTCGAGGCCCTTTTCAGCAGCAGCGAAGAAGAAGATAGCGACGACATCAAGAGCGCAAACGACCTGGATGGCCCGGTACCGGACGGCCTGGAGGAAATAGACTCCAGCGCCAAGACGTCGAGCCAACCCGACTCTCCCACGACCGCGACCAAGGCTTCGGGAAAAAAGCCCGCCCCTAGCGCGAAGCAAGCCGGGGACGATGACAAGGAACCTGGAGAGGGCGACAACGTCGTCACGCTCGACTCTTTCCGCAAGAACAAGTAGCCGCCGTCTGGCGGACGGAATTATGCCGGATCCAACACAAACCAAGACCGATGGGCCCGATGATGCACCCATCACGCTGCTGTTTGCCCATGGCGCCGGTGCGCCGATGGATGCGCCGTTCATGGAAAAAGTCGCAGCTACCCTGGGAAGGCAAGGCTGGCGGGTCAAGCGCTTTGAGTTTCCCTACATGGCCAGCATGCGAAACGGCGGTCCCAGGCGCCCGCCCGATCCGCTACCCCGGCTTTTGGATCGGTTTCGCGAGGAGATTGCAACCGAGACCGGCCGCCGCCTGGTGTTGGCCGGAAAATCCATGGGCGGTCGGATGGCCAGCATGGTGGCCGATGATTCCGAGGCTATCGGATGGCTTTGCTTCGGCTACCCCTTTCACCCGCCGGGCCGACCGGAGAAGACTCGCACGGACCACCTAGAGAGCCTCAAGACGCCAGGGCTGATTCTACAAGGAACACGCGACGCCCTAGGCAACCGCGAAGATGTCGCCGGTTACACCTTGGCTCCCGGCATCAAGATTCACTGGACCGAGGACGGCGATCACCATTTGGCCCCGCGCAAGGCAAGCGGTCGATCCCATGGGGAAGCGCTGGACGAGGCCATATTGGCTGCCGACGCTTTCTTGCGGGGGCTTTCCAGGTAACATAGACGTGCTATTACATGCTCGAACGCTGGGGGCGATGTCGGCCATGGCTGTTATTCACAGGATCATTTGACGCAACAGAAGGTAACCACGATGACGAACGAGGCAATACGCATGGAAAGCGATTCCATGGGTGACATCGAAGTTCAAGCCGACCGCTACTGGGGCGCCCAGACTCAGCGTTCCCTGCAGAACTTCAAGATTGGCGGCGAGAAGATGCCGCCCGCCCTCGTCGAAGCGCTGGGTATCCAGAAACTGGCGGCTGCCCGCGTCAACCGCGCGCTGGGTCAGATCGACAGCAAGATCGCTGAAGCCATCGAAGCGGCCGCTCAGGAAGTCGCCGACGGCAAGCTGCTGGATCATTTCCCCTTGGTCGTCTGGCAGACTGGATCGGGTACACAGTCGAACATGAACGCCAACGAGGTCATCGCCGGACGCGCAAACGAAATCCTTACCGGGAAGCGTGGCGGCAAGGAACCGGTGCATCCAAACGACCATTGCAATCGGGGGCAGTCGTCGAACGATACCTTCCCAACAGCAATGCATATCGCCGCGGTCCGCGAGATATCTAAAACGACCCTGCCCGGACTGTCCCGGTTGCAGGCGGCCCTCGCCGAGAAGGCAGCCAGCTTCAATGATATTATCAAGATCGGCCGCACCCACCTGATGGATGCAACGCCCCTTACGTTGGGTCAGGAATTCTCAGGATACGCCCAGCAATTGGCTTACGGTGTCAAGCGGATCGAGGGAACGCTGGAACGGCTCGGCGAACTCG is drawn from Limibacillus halophilus and contains these coding sequences:
- a CDS encoding SspB family protein, encoding MADDNDDDILRYDIMVERALRAVVRDALKVAVESGLPGDHHFYITFRTDHPSVEISETLRSRYPEEMTVVVQHQFWDLAVADEYFAITLSFNGRPERLVVPFEAVSAFADPAVRFGLQFEALFSSSEEEDSDDIKSANDLDGPVPDGLEEIDSSAKTSSQPDSPTTATKASGKKPAPSAKQAGDDDKEPGEGDNVVTLDSFRKNK
- a CDS encoding alpha/beta fold hydrolase, producing MPDPTQTKTDGPDDAPITLLFAHGAGAPMDAPFMEKVAATLGRQGWRVKRFEFPYMASMRNGGPRRPPDPLPRLLDRFREEIATETGRRLVLAGKSMGGRMASMVADDSEAIGWLCFGYPFHPPGRPEKTRTDHLESLKTPGLILQGTRDALGNREDVAGYTLAPGIKIHWTEDGDHHLAPRKASGRSHGEALDEAILAADAFLRGLSR